From the genome of Bosea sp. Tri-49, one region includes:
- the gatA gene encoding Asp-tRNA(Asn)/Glu-tRNA(Gln) amidotransferase subunit GatA: protein MTDLTRLTLTEAREGLKAKQFSATEIAKAHIAAVEQARALNAYVLETPEHALKQAAASDEKLARGEAGPLEGLPLGIKDLFATKDVRTTACSRILGKFVPPYESTVSSQLWRDGAVMLGKLNNDEFAMGSSNETSAFGPVVNPWRRQGSNVGAGVAGAIEGNHLVPGGSSGGSAAAVAAHLCLAATATDTGGSIRQPAAFTGTVGIKPTYGRCSRWGIVAFASSLDQAGPIGKTVRDTAVMLRSMAGHDPKDTTSVDRAVPDYEASVGRSVKGMKIGIPREYRLEGLNPEIDALWQQGIDWLKAAGAEIVEISLPHTKYALPAYYIVAPAEASSNLARYDGVRYGLREQGRDIVEMYEKTRAAGFGAEVRRRVMIGTYVLSSGYYDAYYLRAQKVRTLIKRDFEQVYDQGVDAVLTPATPSSAFGIGEKGSADPVEMYLNDVFTVTVNMAGLPGIAVPAGLDSQGLPLGLQLIGRPFDEETLFSLGQVIEEAAGRFPVGERWWA, encoded by the coding sequence CGCCGTCGAGCAGGCGCGGGCGCTCAACGCCTATGTGCTGGAGACGCCCGAGCATGCGCTGAAGCAGGCCGCCGCTTCGGACGAGAAGCTCGCCAGGGGCGAGGCTGGTCCGCTCGAAGGCCTGCCCCTCGGCATCAAGGACCTGTTCGCGACCAAGGACGTGCGCACCACCGCCTGCTCGCGCATCCTCGGCAAGTTCGTCCCGCCCTACGAGTCGACCGTCTCGTCGCAGCTCTGGCGCGACGGCGCCGTCATGCTCGGCAAGCTCAACAATGACGAGTTCGCCATGGGCTCGTCGAACGAGACCTCGGCCTTCGGGCCGGTGGTCAATCCCTGGCGCCGCCAGGGCTCGAATGTCGGGGCAGGGGTGGCCGGTGCGATCGAGGGCAATCATCTCGTGCCCGGCGGCTCCTCCGGCGGTTCGGCCGCAGCCGTCGCCGCGCATCTCTGCCTCGCCGCGACTGCGACCGATACTGGTGGCTCGATCCGCCAGCCCGCCGCCTTCACCGGCACGGTCGGCATCAAGCCGACCTATGGCCGCTGCTCGCGCTGGGGCATCGTCGCCTTCGCCTCCTCGCTCGACCAGGCCGGGCCGATCGGCAAGACCGTGCGCGACACCGCCGTGATGCTGCGCTCCATGGCCGGGCATGATCCGAAGGACACCACCTCGGTCGACCGGGCCGTGCCGGACTACGAGGCCTCGGTCGGGCGCTCGGTCAAGGGCATGAAGATCGGTATCCCCCGGGAGTATCGCCTCGAGGGCCTCAACCCCGAGATCGACGCGCTCTGGCAGCAGGGCATCGACTGGCTCAAGGCGGCTGGCGCCGAGATCGTCGAGATCTCGCTGCCGCACACGAAATACGCGCTGCCGGCCTATTACATCGTCGCGCCGGCCGAGGCCTCGTCCAACCTCGCGCGCTATGACGGCGTCCGCTACGGCCTGCGCGAGCAGGGGCGCGACATCGTCGAGATGTACGAGAAGACCCGCGCCGCCGGCTTCGGCGCCGAGGTCAGGCGCCGCGTCATGATCGGCACCTATGTGCTGTCCTCGGGCTATTACGATGCCTACTACCTGCGCGCCCAGAAGGTGCGCACGCTGATCAAGCGCGATTTCGAGCAGGTCTACGACCAGGGCGTTGACGCGGTGCTGACTCCGGCGACGCCGTCCTCCGCCTTCGGCATCGGCGAGAAGGGCTCGGCCGATCCGGTCGAGATGTACCTCAACGACGTCTTCACGGTGACGGTAAACATGGCCGGCCTGCCCGGCATCGCCGTGCCGGCTGGTCTCGACAGCCAGGGCCTGCCGCTCGGCCTGCAGCTGATCGGCCGGCCCTTCGACGAGGAGACGCTGTTCTCGCTCGGCCAGGTGATCGAGGAGGCGGCCGGCCGCTTCCCGGTCGGCGAGCGCTGGTGGGCCTGA
- a CDS encoding PhzF family phenazine biosynthesis protein — MPTYPFETVDVFTDRRFGGNQLAVFTDARGLSDAEMQALAAEMNYSETTFVLPPSDPANTARVRIFHRTAEMPFAGHPNVGTACVLAGHGRDRDGILLFEELAGLVEVRVARDAGGLVTGATIAAPQALSLGIQLPPDAIAACAGLSPQDVLTGRHPPQQASVGVKFVLVEVTPEALTRATPEIAAYRRLEQANPALEGRLSIFFYAWDGDRVRARMFAPLAGTWEDPATGSASATLAALTLSLSDKDSVAFDIAQGVEMGRPSLLHVTARRVDGEIRATVGGGCVPVLRGEARV; from the coding sequence ATGCCGACCTACCCGTTCGAGACCGTCGACGTCTTCACCGACCGCCGCTTCGGCGGCAACCAGCTCGCCGTCTTCACCGATGCGCGCGGCCTGTCCGATGCCGAGATGCAGGCATTGGCGGCGGAGATGAACTATAGCGAGACGACCTTCGTTCTGCCGCCGAGCGATCCGGCCAACACGGCGCGCGTCCGCATCTTCCATCGAACCGCCGAGATGCCTTTCGCCGGCCATCCCAATGTCGGCACCGCCTGCGTGCTCGCCGGCCATGGCCGCGACCGCGACGGCATCCTGCTGTTCGAGGAACTGGCCGGCCTCGTCGAGGTTCGGGTCGCGCGCGATGCCGGAGGCCTTGTGACGGGTGCGACCATCGCCGCGCCGCAGGCACTTTCGCTCGGCATCCAGCTGCCGCCTGATGCGATCGCCGCCTGCGCGGGGCTCAGCCCGCAGGATGTCCTCACCGGCCGCCATCCGCCACAGCAGGCTTCGGTCGGCGTCAAGTTCGTCCTCGTCGAGGTCACACCGGAAGCGCTGACGCGGGCGACGCCGGAGATCGCCGCCTATCGCCGCCTCGAACAGGCCAACCCGGCCCTCGAAGGACGCCTGTCGATCTTCTTCTACGCCTGGGACGGCGACAGGGTCCGTGCCCGCATGTTCGCGCCGCTCGCCGGCACCTGGGAAGATCCCGCGACCGGCAGCGCCAGCGCGACGCTGGCGGCTCTCACCCTGTCGCTCTCCGACAAGGACAGCGTCGCCTTCGATATCGCGCAGGGCGTCGAGATGGGCCGGCCGAGCCTGCTGCATGTCACAGCGCGGCGCGTCGATGGCGAGATCCGGGCGACGGTCGGCGGCGGCTGCGTACCGGTGCTGCGCGGCGAGGCGAGGGTGTAA